A window from Micromonospora profundi encodes these proteins:
- a CDS encoding ATP-binding cassette domain-containing protein has translation MSTVTQNTVPAGDAAGTAAPPLQLRDIRKQFGGVVAIERFDLELAAGQITALVGDNGAGKSTLVKIISGVYQPTEGELRMHGRPVTFRDASDARRQGVEVVYQDLALADSQPVYMNMFLGRELTRGPLRLLDRRRMARETQELVDALDVRIPSAKATIRDLSGGQRQAVAICRATHWASGLVLMDEPTAALGVAETAKVEQLIMKLRERGAAVLVVSHNLDQVFRIADRVAVLRRGRQVGVRNIEETSRNEIVSMITGASDEAERQ, from the coding sequence ATGAGCACTGTCACCCAGAACACCGTCCCGGCCGGCGACGCGGCCGGCACGGCCGCCCCACCGTTGCAGCTGCGCGACATCCGCAAGCAGTTCGGCGGGGTCGTCGCGATCGAGCGGTTCGACCTCGAACTGGCCGCCGGTCAGATCACCGCGCTGGTCGGCGACAACGGCGCCGGCAAGTCCACCCTCGTGAAGATCATTTCCGGGGTGTACCAGCCGACCGAGGGCGAACTGCGGATGCACGGCCGACCGGTGACGTTCCGGGACGCCTCCGACGCCCGCCGGCAGGGCGTCGAGGTGGTCTACCAGGACCTGGCCCTCGCCGACTCGCAGCCGGTCTACATGAACATGTTCCTCGGCCGGGAGTTGACCCGCGGCCCGCTGCGGCTGCTGGACCGCCGCCGGATGGCGCGGGAGACCCAGGAACTTGTGGACGCCCTGGACGTCCGCATCCCCAGCGCGAAGGCGACGATCAGGGACCTCTCCGGCGGGCAGCGTCAGGCGGTGGCGATCTGCCGAGCCACCCACTGGGCGAGCGGCCTGGTGTTGATGGACGAGCCGACCGCCGCGCTGGGGGTGGCCGAGACCGCCAAGGTGGAGCAGCTGATCATGAAGCTGCGGGAGCGGGGCGCGGCAGTCCTCGTCGTCAGCCACAACCTCGACCAGGTGTTCCGGATCGCCGACCGGGTGGCAGTGCTGCGCCGCGGCCGCCAGGTCGGTGTCCGCAACATCGAGGAGACCAGCCGCAACGAGATCGTCTCGATGATCACCGGTGCGTCGGACGAGGCCGAGCGGCAGTGA